Proteins encoded together in one Triticum dicoccoides isolate Atlit2015 ecotype Zavitan chromosome 7B, WEW_v2.0, whole genome shotgun sequence window:
- the LOC119338179 gene encoding uncharacterized protein LOC119338179 — protein MSGAMAGAGSRRATAGGGRATRTAAGAATATTPSAPCATAASSRASSSTPTPRATPSGSPAPVTRSATTTTMASGRMRAGQQGGDPGHTEGLPNQTGAAARTTPQPIQEWNNLELDRFNSSCADLPPPAPGFHQAGALLLCTMTGVTAAMYGSDHKLIDERLPLLSLVLFSKMEVEDLARRLNSVWPERMHLGQERRIESQLIGDGTMWWLSFFVAGTWMSYVM, from the exons ATGAGCGGAGCGATGGCCGGCGCGGGATCCCGTCGGGCGACAGCGGGGGGAGGGAGGGCGACTAGGACTGCGGCGGGTGCGGCAACCGCAACTACGCCTTCTGCTCCCTGTGCAACCGCTGCAAGCAGCCGCGCCTCCTCGTCGACCCCAACACCCCGCGCGACTCCAAGTGGCTCCCCCGCGCCGGTGACTCGATCTGCAACG ACCACGACCATGGCAAGCGGAAGGATGCGGGCTGGACAACAAGGTGGAGATCCTGGACACACGGAGGGGCTACCAAACCAAACCGGTGCTGCAGCAAGAACGACTCCGCAGCCCATACAGGAG TGGAACAACCTGGAGTTAGATAGGTTCAATTCTTCTTGTGCAGACCTGCCCCCTCCTGCTCCGGGTTTTCACCAAG CAGGTGCTCTGCTCTTGTGCACGATGACCGGCGTGACGGCGGCTATGTATGGCAGCGACCACAAGCTCATCGATGAGCGGCTCCCTCTCCTATCCCTAGTCCTCTTTTCTAAGAT GGAAGTTGAAGATCTCGCTAGGAGGCTCAATTCTGTTTGGCCTGAAAGAATGCATTTGGGTCAAGAAAGAAGAATTGAGTCGCAACTGATTGGTG ATGGTACAATGTGGTGGTTATCTTTTTTCGTTGCTGGAACCTGGATGTCATATGTTATGTGA